From Gemmatimonadales bacterium, a single genomic window includes:
- the moaA gene encoding GTP 3',8-cyclase MoaA: MSSAPLPVVNVGLPDAQGRRINYLRISVTDRCNFRCLYCMPEDGLVWLPKAEILSYEEIAEIVRQLAPTGVRRLRITGGEPTIRPDLEILIRYLKGIPGIEDVALSTNGVKLVKKAAEYAAAGLDRVNMSADSLRHDRIVAIARRDLGLDPVAALTAAERAGLDPVKVNVVVMRGINDDEVEDFARLTLDHPWHVRFIELMPVGDMATLTWEHVVPSSEVLERVEAALGGLDVPDDLPIGNGPASYYRGPGSSGTIGVITPMTHTYCGSCNRVRLTADGRLRTCLFGTHEVNFRDPLRRGDPLLPLFTRALAEKPPEHHLLQMDAGGLEALSQVGG; this comes from the coding sequence ATGTCTAGCGCACCGCTGCCGGTCGTGAACGTGGGCCTGCCGGACGCTCAGGGCCGCCGCATCAACTACCTGCGGATCAGCGTCACCGACCGCTGCAACTTCCGCTGCCTCTACTGCATGCCGGAGGACGGCCTGGTGTGGCTGCCCAAGGCCGAGATCCTCTCGTACGAGGAGATCGCCGAGATCGTGCGGCAGCTCGCGCCCACGGGCGTGCGGCGGCTCCGGATCACCGGCGGCGAGCCGACCATCCGGCCGGACCTCGAGATCCTCATCCGCTACCTCAAGGGCATCCCCGGCATCGAGGACGTCGCGCTTTCAACGAACGGCGTGAAGCTCGTGAAGAAGGCGGCGGAATACGCCGCGGCCGGCCTGGACCGGGTGAACATGTCGGCGGACAGCCTGCGTCACGACCGCATCGTGGCCATCGCCCGGCGCGACCTCGGTCTCGATCCCGTCGCGGCGCTCACCGCCGCCGAGCGCGCGGGACTCGATCCGGTCAAGGTCAACGTGGTCGTCATGCGCGGCATCAACGACGACGAGGTGGAGGACTTCGCCCGGCTCACGCTGGACCATCCCTGGCACGTGCGCTTCATCGAGCTGATGCCGGTGGGCGACATGGCCACACTCACCTGGGAGCACGTGGTGCCGAGCAGCGAGGTTCTGGAGCGGGTCGAAGCGGCACTGGGCGGCCTCGACGTTCCGGATGACTTGCCCATCGGCAACGGCCCGGCCTCCTACTATCGGGGGCCCGGGTCTTCCGGCACCATCGGCGTCATCACCCCGATGACCCACACCTATTGCGGCAGCTGCAACCGGGTCCGCCTCACGGCCGACGGCCGGCTTCGCACCTGTCTGTTCGGCACGCACGAAGTGAACTTCCGCGACCCGTTGCGGCGCGGCGATCCGCTGCTGCCCCTGTTCACGCGCGCGCTGGCCGAGAAGCCGCCGGAGCATCACCTCCTCCAGATGGATGCTGGCGGCCTCGAGGCGCTGTCGCAGGTCGGAGGGTAG
- a CDS encoding tRNA (cytidine(34)-2'-O)-methyltransferase: MTLHVALIEPQIPPNTGNIARLCAATESSLHLIEPVAFSLDDAELTRASVHFWDEVDLWVHPTWRHFREAFARDRCWYFSARAGQLLWDADIPDGSCLVFGNEASGMPDRIREKYPDRVYRIPMTGPVRSLNLATAVGIVLYDVLKQLDYGKSSEFPTYHRPRAGAKP, from the coding sequence CTGACGCTCCACGTCGCGCTCATCGAACCGCAGATCCCGCCCAACACGGGCAACATCGCCCGCCTGTGCGCGGCGACTGAGTCGTCGCTGCATCTCATCGAGCCGGTCGCCTTCTCGCTGGATGACGCCGAGCTGACCCGCGCAAGCGTGCACTTCTGGGATGAGGTAGACCTCTGGGTCCATCCGACGTGGCGGCACTTCCGCGAGGCTTTCGCGCGGGACCGATGCTGGTACTTTTCAGCGCGCGCGGGGCAGCTCCTCTGGGACGCGGACATCCCCGACGGCTCGTGCCTGGTGTTCGGGAACGAGGCCAGCGGGATGCCCGACCGGATCCGCGAAAAGTACCCCGACAGGGTGTACCGGATCCCGATGACCGGCCCAGTGAGGAGCCTCAACCTGGCGACGGCCGTGGGGATCGTTCTCTACGACGTGCTGAAGCAGCTGGACTACGGGAAGAGCTCTGAGTTTCCAACCTATCATCGCCCGCGGGCGGGAGCGAAACCTTGA
- the mdh gene encoding malate dehydrogenase: MNKITVVGAGNVGATTAQRLAEKELARTIVLVDIVEGIPQGKGLDQWESAPIEGFDSRVIGSNGYGEAAGSELFVVTAGIARKPGMSREDLLNTNVTIVKSVAQEIRKCAPDAIVIVVSNPLDTMCYVMKEVLGAPRERVIGMAGVLDTARYRSFLAEALDVSVEDIQAMVLGGHGDTMVPLISYTTVSGIPVTQLMKQDQLDKIVDRTRNGGAEIVAFLKTGSAYYAPSSGAVQMAEAIVKDKKRILPCAAWLQGEYGYQNIFLGVPCKIGARGLEQILEVELTSNEKVALGKSAKAVQETIAQVKL, encoded by the coding sequence TTGAACAAGATCACCGTGGTGGGCGCGGGCAACGTCGGCGCCACGACCGCACAGCGGCTGGCCGAGAAGGAGCTGGCCCGCACCATCGTCCTGGTGGACATCGTCGAGGGCATACCGCAGGGCAAGGGCCTCGACCAGTGGGAGTCGGCGCCCATCGAAGGGTTCGACTCGCGGGTGATCGGCTCGAACGGGTACGGTGAGGCGGCGGGCTCGGAGTTGTTCGTCGTCACGGCGGGAATAGCGCGGAAGCCGGGGATGAGCCGAGAGGACCTGCTGAACACCAACGTTACCATCGTGAAGTCGGTGGCGCAGGAGATCAGGAAGTGCGCGCCTGACGCGATCGTCATCGTGGTGAGCAATCCGCTCGACACGATGTGCTACGTGATGAAGGAGGTGCTGGGCGCGCCGCGCGAGCGGGTGATCGGCATGGCGGGGGTCCTGGACACCGCGCGCTACCGCTCCTTCCTGGCCGAGGCACTCGACGTCAGCGTCGAGGACATCCAGGCCATGGTGCTGGGAGGTCACGGGGACACGATGGTGCCCCTCATCTCATACACGACCGTGTCGGGGATCCCGGTCACCCAGCTGATGAAGCAGGACCAGCTGGACAAGATCGTGGACCGTACTCGCAACGGCGGCGCCGAGATCGTGGCGTTCCTCAAGACCGGCTCGGCGTACTACGCGCCGTCGTCGGGGGCGGTGCAGATGGCCGAAGCGATCGTGAAGGACAAGAAGCGGATCCTGCCGTGCGCCGCGTGGCTCCAGGGGGAATACGGCTACCAGAACATCTTCCTGGGCGTGCCGTGCAAGATCGGCGCGCGTGGGCTCGAGCAGATACTCGAGGTGGAGCTGACGAGCAACGAGAAGGTGGCGCTCGGCAAGTCGGCCAAGGCGGTGCAGGAGACGATCGCGCAGGTGAAGCTGTAG